A genomic window from Yoonia rosea includes:
- a CDS encoding TRAP transporter large permease, whose protein sequence is MTDLTLGFLSFPVLLLLIFLRAPIGLAMLLCGIGGLWLATDGTTVFMARLKSEVFSTFSSYNLSIIPMFLLMGQFATYSGMSRSLFKAAEAWLGHRKGGMAMASVGACAGFGAICGSSLATAATMSKVALPELRKYGYSGGFSTATLAAGGTLGILIPPSVILVIYAILTEQNIATLFAAAFIPGILAALGYMLTIAVYVRLYPDQAGTRPRVPYTERIRALGAVWPVLIVFGLVVGGIYQGWFTPTEGAAVGAMGTGLIALFSGSLNWQVFRQSITETATGTGMIFFIVLGAAFYNGFLALTQVPQELSGWVTDQGFSPWMVMVLILVFYLILGCLMDSLSMILLTVPIFWPVISGMDFGMTTEELAIWFGIMVLIVVEVGLITPPVGMNLFIINSMDKDTPMTATYRSVLFFVGSDVLRVFILLMFPAITLVFV, encoded by the coding sequence TTGCTGATCTTCCTGCGTGCGCCGATCGGGCTTGCGATGCTTCTGTGCGGTATCGGCGGGCTGTGGTTGGCGACCGACGGCACCACCGTGTTCATGGCGCGGCTGAAATCCGAGGTGTTTTCGACCTTCTCAAGCTACAACCTCTCGATCATCCCGATGTTTCTGCTGATGGGCCAGTTCGCGACCTATTCGGGCATGTCGCGATCCCTGTTCAAAGCGGCGGAGGCATGGCTGGGCCACCGCAAGGGCGGCATGGCGATGGCCTCGGTCGGGGCCTGTGCGGGGTTCGGGGCGATCTGCGGATCATCGCTTGCGACAGCGGCCACGATGAGCAAGGTCGCCCTGCCGGAATTGCGCAAATACGGCTATTCGGGCGGGTTTTCGACAGCGACGCTTGCGGCGGGCGGAACCTTGGGCATCCTGATCCCGCCGTCTGTGATTCTGGTGATCTATGCGATCCTGACAGAGCAGAACATTGCCACGCTGTTTGCGGCCGCCTTTATTCCCGGCATCCTTGCGGCCCTGGGCTATATGCTGACCATTGCCGTCTATGTCCGGCTCTACCCCGATCAGGCAGGCACCCGCCCGCGCGTGCCTTACACCGAGCGGATCAGGGCGCTGGGCGCTGTCTGGCCGGTTCTGATCGTCTTTGGTCTGGTTGTGGGCGGCATCTATCAAGGCTGGTTTACCCCGACCGAAGGGGCGGCGGTCGGTGCGATGGGCACAGGTCTGATTGCGCTTTTCTCGGGATCGCTGAACTGGCAGGTCTTTCGTCAAAGCATTACCGAAACGGCCACGGGCACGGGCATGATCTTTTTCATCGTGCTGGGGGCCGCGTTCTACAACGGGTTTCTGGCGCTGACACAGGTACCGCAGGAACTCTCCGGATGGGTCACAGACCAAGGGTTCAGCCCGTGGATGGTGATGGTGCTGATCCTTGTGTTCTACCTGATCCTTGGCTGCCTGATGGACAGCCTGTCCATGATCCTGCTGACGGTACCAATCTTCTGGCCCGTCATCTCGGGCATGGATTTCGGCATGACGACCGAGGAACTGGCGATCTGGTTTGGGATCATGGTGCTGATCGTGGTCGAGGTGGGATTGATCACACCGCCTGTGGGGATGAACCTTTTCATCATCAACAGCATGGACAAGGACACGCCGATGACCGCTACTTACCGGTCGGTGCTTTTCTTTGTAGGCTCTGATGTGCTGCGGGTCTTTATCCTGCTGATGTTCCCTGCAATCACGCTGGTGTTTGTCTAG
- a CDS encoding DUF1304 domain-containing protein — MIGPVLVVLVALIHAYFVVLEMFRWEAPRTRKIFGTTPEFAAKSKVMAANQGLYNGFLAAGLLYGLVMGVAGGQMVVFLLLCVVLAGVYAAYCGIKAALYAQTVPATLALLALFLNF, encoded by the coding sequence ATGATAGGTCCCGTTCTCGTCGTGCTTGTAGCACTGATCCATGCATATTTCGTGGTGCTTGAAATGTTCCGCTGGGAAGCGCCCCGGACCCGCAAGATCTTTGGTACCACGCCGGAATTTGCGGCCAAAAGCAAGGTGATGGCCGCCAATCAGGGGCTTTACAATGGGTTTCTGGCGGCGGGGCTGCTCTATGGCCTTGTCATGGGGGTTGCTGGCGGGCAGATGGTGGTTTTCCTTCTGCTGTGTGTCGTGCTCGCCGGAGTCTATGCCGCGTATTGTGGCATCAAAGCCGCCCTCTACGCGCAGACTGTGCCGGCAACACTCGCGCTGCTTGCGCTTTTCTTGAATTTCTAA
- the kynU gene encoding kynureninase has translation MTDFAATKAMFHMPEGMIYLDGNSLGPLPKATAARVARAVTDEWGEKVITGWNRAGWMAQPTALGDRIGRLIGAEPGHVVLGDTLSIKVYQALAAAIDLVPDRKVILTDSGNFPSDIYMAEGLIKSLGRGHELRIVAPEEVANHINNDLAVLMLTQVDYRTGSLHDMKGLTAKAQAAGAITCWDLAHTAGAMAVDLQGCNADFATGCTYKYLNAGPGAPAFIYVAPRHIKNCQPALSGWLGHEAPFAFDLDYRPGTGIERMRVGTPPVLQMAALDASLDIWDQVDMNALRAASIALTEQFIAGVEARCPQLTLVSPRDPHGRGSQVSFAFADGYAAMQACIARNVIGDFRAPDIMRFGFCPLFIDAGDVDAAVDVIADVMDNRLWDDPVYKQVARVT, from the coding sequence ATGACCGATTTCGCTGCCACCAAAGCCATGTTCCACATGCCCGAAGGCATGATCTATCTGGATGGCAATTCGCTTGGGCCATTACCCAAGGCGACGGCGGCGCGTGTCGCGCGCGCTGTGACCGACGAATGGGGTGAGAAGGTCATCACAGGATGGAACCGCGCGGGATGGATGGCGCAACCGACCGCTTTGGGTGACAGGATCGGGCGTTTGATTGGCGCAGAACCGGGCCATGTCGTGCTGGGGGATACCCTGTCGATCAAGGTCTATCAGGCCCTCGCCGCCGCCATCGATCTGGTGCCGGACCGCAAGGTGATCCTGACCGACAGCGGGAATTTCCCGTCGGATATCTACATGGCCGAAGGCTTGATCAAATCACTGGGGCGCGGCCATGAGCTGCGCATCGTGGCCCCCGAGGAAGTGGCGAACCACATCAATAATGATCTTGCTGTGCTGATGCTGACGCAGGTGGACTATCGCACAGGGAGTTTGCACGACATGAAGGGACTGACGGCAAAGGCCCAAGCGGCAGGGGCAATCACCTGCTGGGATCTGGCACATACCGCAGGCGCCATGGCCGTGGACCTGCAAGGCTGCAATGCCGATTTCGCCACAGGTTGCACCTATAAATACCTTAACGCAGGCCCCGGTGCGCCCGCGTTTATCTATGTGGCCCCCCGCCATATCAAAAATTGCCAGCCCGCTTTGTCCGGCTGGCTGGGCCATGAGGCACCATTCGCCTTTGATCTGGATTACCGCCCCGGCACAGGGATCGAGCGGATGCGTGTGGGCACGCCACCGGTGTTGCAGATGGCCGCCCTTGATGCGTCACTCGATATCTGGGACCAAGTGGATATGAACGCGCTGCGCGCGGCCTCGATCGCACTGACCGAACAGTTCATCGCAGGGGTCGAGGCGCGCTGTCCGCAGCTCACACTTGTCAGCCCGCGCGATCCGCATGGGCGGGGCAGTCAGGTATCCTTTGCCTTCGCCGATGGCTATGCCGCGATGCAGGCCTGTATCGCGCGCAATGTCATCGGTGATTTTCGCGCGCCCGACATCATGCGGTTCGGGTTTTGCCCGCTTTTCATTGACGCAGGCGATGTGGATGCGGCCGTGGATGTGATTGCCGATGTGATGGACAACAGGTTGTGGGATGATCCGGTCTATAAACAGGTCGCACGGGTGACCTAG
- a CDS encoding methyltransferase family protein, which yields MKWIDIPPVWLLLAVVLTWWIADLQPMSWAIGGPVMDLLGGLLVGGGIVLILLAAVEMRKRRTTIVPHLEADHLVTTGIFKRTRNPIYLGDTLVLAGLALRWDAPVALLLVPLFMFTITQRFIVPEENRLRAKFRADFARYCQKTRRWV from the coding sequence ATGAAATGGATCGACATCCCCCCCGTGTGGTTGCTGCTTGCCGTTGTTCTGACATGGTGGATTGCAGACCTTCAGCCCATGTCCTGGGCCATCGGCGGGCCTGTCATGGATCTGCTGGGTGGGCTTCTGGTGGGCGGCGGGATTGTGCTGATCCTGCTTGCGGCGGTCGAGATGCGCAAAAGGCGCACCACTATCGTGCCGCATCTGGAGGCCGATCATCTGGTTACGACAGGCATCTTCAAGCGCACGCGCAATCCGATCTATCTGGGGGATACGCTGGTGCTTGCGGGGCTCGCCTTGCGCTGGGATGCACCCGTCGCCCTGCTGCTTGTCCCGCTCTTTATGTTTACCATTACACAGCGCTTTATTGTTCCCGAGGAAAACCGCCTCAGGGCCAAATTTCGCGCAGATTTCGCACGCTATTGCCAAAAGACGCGCCGCTGGGTGTGA
- a CDS encoding YihY/virulence factor BrkB family protein: MAKIKHIWQILAAVWTTAGEKHLGLIAAGVAFFGMFGIFPGIAAVIAIFGLIADPVVIAEQLTLMQDIIPPDAYNLISSQVFRLVAAPADALGWATGVSIMLALWSCRAGVAALIGGLNAIAGQRMRNGIWQIIVALLLTFALVTLAIVALFVVVIVPIGLAFIPVANSTAWLLEGIRWVIALSVLMLGLSLLYRFGPARIGSRGRWFTVGAFVVVVLWVAASAGLSFYLTNFASYNEVYGSIGAVIGLLLWLYVSAYLILLGAALNVQVHGYDTPPEAEDTTYV; the protein is encoded by the coding sequence ATGGCCAAGATAAAGCACATATGGCAGATATTGGCCGCGGTCTGGACGACTGCAGGCGAAAAGCACCTTGGTCTTATCGCTGCGGGTGTCGCGTTCTTCGGTATGTTCGGGATTTTCCCGGGCATTGCCGCGGTGATCGCGATTTTCGGGTTGATTGCCGATCCGGTGGTGATCGCCGAACAGCTGACATTGATGCAGGATATTATTCCCCCTGATGCCTACAATCTGATTTCCTCGCAGGTTTTCCGTTTGGTGGCCGCACCGGCGGATGCTTTGGGCTGGGCCACAGGCGTGTCGATCATGCTGGCACTCTGGTCGTGCAGGGCAGGGGTGGCGGCGCTGATTGGCGGGCTGAACGCGATTGCGGGGCAGCGGATGCGCAACGGCATCTGGCAAATCATCGTCGCTTTGTTGCTGACGTTCGCTTTGGTGACTTTGGCGATTGTCGCACTTTTCGTGGTGGTCATCGTGCCGATTGGTCTGGCGTTCATTCCTGTCGCAAATTCAACGGCATGGTTGCTCGAAGGTATCCGCTGGGTGATCGCATTGAGCGTGCTGATGCTGGGGCTGAGTTTGCTTTATCGGTTTGGCCCCGCACGGATCGGAAGCCGTGGCCGATGGTTTACCGTCGGCGCTTTCGTGGTCGTGGTGCTCTGGGTTGCGGCCTCGGCGGGGCTGTCGTTCTATCTGACAAACTTTGCCAGCTATAACGAGGTTTACGGCTCAATCGGTGCCGTGATTGGTCTGCTGCTCTGGCTTTACGTCAGCGCCTATCTGATCCTGCTGGGGGCCGCGCTGAACGTTCAGGTGCACGGCTACGACACCCCGCCAGAGGCTGAGGATACCACTTACGTCTAG
- a CDS encoding NB-ARC domain-containing protein produces the protein MNTLNTHTNTLAERVLEQDSDRYLLAITGAPGCGKSTLASEVARRLNAQGRKSIVVSMDGFHLDNRVLEARNLLPRKGAPETFDAPGFLRLIRALKTGEEVFAPVFDRTRDLAIAGAVAVPSAARVVIVEGNYLMFNEAPWSALAKLWDLSVRVNVPMPELRARLIHRWLSLNYSSAVATRRAEGNDIPNARRVIECALPCDIELNGEPIQNGMSA, from the coding sequence GTGAATACCTTGAATACACACACCAACACGCTTGCTGAGCGTGTTCTGGAGCAGGACAGTGACCGCTATCTGCTGGCGATTACCGGTGCGCCGGGGTGTGGAAAATCAACCTTGGCCAGCGAGGTCGCGCGGCGTCTGAATGCGCAGGGGCGCAAGTCTATCGTGGTCTCGATGGACGGGTTTCATCTTGATAACCGCGTCCTTGAGGCGCGTAATCTGCTCCCCCGCAAGGGCGCGCCAGAGACCTTTGATGCGCCCGGGTTCTTGCGCCTCATCCGCGCGCTCAAGACCGGCGAAGAGGTTTTTGCGCCTGTGTTTGATCGCACACGCGATTTGGCCATCGCCGGCGCTGTTGCCGTGCCTTCCGCCGCACGCGTTGTGATTGTCGAGGGCAATTACCTGATGTTCAACGAAGCCCCTTGGTCTGCGCTTGCAAAGCTCTGGGACCTGTCGGTGCGTGTGAATGTCCCGATGCCGGAGTTGCGCGCGCGCCTGATCCACCGCTGGCTCAGTCTGAACTACTCCTCTGCCGTGGCGACCCGCCGCGCCGAAGGCAACGATATTCCCAATGCAAGACGCGTCATCGAATGCGCCCTGCCTTGCGATATCGAGCTGAACGGCGAACCTATTCAGAACGGCATGTCTGCTTAG
- a CDS encoding SDR family NAD(P)-dependent oxidoreductase produces MEHAGKHALVTGGGSGIGAGIALALAQAGAEVTITGRRADKLQEVASLSPRLHAVVMDVDDEASVRDVIAQAASARGPIQICVANAGIAEGGPFEKTTLAQWRKTMTTNLDGVFLTFQAAMATLEDATPARMIVISSIAGVRGLKNAIPYTVTKHGVIGLIRGLSEEFMRRPITFNALCPGYVDTDIVRNQLPGLMKRFVLDEQGAIDVVAKGNRHRKLLEVDETTAAAMWLCSDGARSVNGQTIQISGGQVS; encoded by the coding sequence ATGGAACATGCGGGCAAACACGCACTGGTCACAGGCGGTGGTTCGGGGATCGGTGCGGGCATCGCGCTGGCTTTGGCGCAGGCCGGTGCAGAGGTAACAATCACCGGACGCCGCGCGGATAAACTGCAAGAGGTTGCATCGCTGTCCCCACGCCTGCACGCCGTCGTCATGGATGTGGATGACGAGGCGTCCGTCCGTGACGTCATCGCGCAAGCTGCCAGCGCCCGAGGCCCGATCCAGATATGTGTTGCCAACGCAGGTATTGCAGAGGGCGGACCGTTCGAAAAAACCACATTGGCACAATGGCGCAAGACCATGACCACCAACCTTGATGGTGTCTTTCTGACCTTTCAGGCCGCCATGGCGACGCTTGAGGATGCCACCCCTGCCCGCATGATCGTGATCAGTTCGATTGCCGGTGTGCGCGGTTTGAAGAATGCTATTCCCTATACGGTGACCAAACATGGTGTCATCGGTTTGATCCGGGGTTTGTCCGAAGAGTTCATGCGCCGCCCCATCACATTCAACGCGCTTTGCCCCGGCTATGTGGACACCGATATCGTCCGCAACCAGCTGCCCGGCCTGATGAAACGCTTTGTTCTGGACGAACAGGGTGCGATTGACGTGGTCGCCAAGGGAAACCGGCACCGCAAGCTTTTGGAGGTGGATGAAACCACCGCGGCGGCCATGTGGCTCTGTTCGGACGGGGCGCGCAGCGTGAACGGGCAAACGATCCAGATTTCGGGAGGTCAGGTCTCATGA